One Plasmodium relictum strain SGS1 genome assembly, chromosome: 2 genomic region harbors:
- a CDS encoding 40S ribosomal protein S5, putative, whose translation MEATSDIKLFKKWSYEEVNIADLSLVDCIAVSQKACVYTPHTAGRYQKKRFRKALCPIVERLVNSMMMHGRNNGKKLKAIRIVAYAFEIIHLMTGENPIQVFVNAVQKGGPREDSTRIGSAGVVRRQAVDVSPLRRVNQAIYLICTGARNAAFRNIKSISECLAEEIIHCANESSSSYAIKKKDEIERVAKANR comes from the exons atgGAAGCAACGTCTGatataaaactttttaaaaaatggtCCTATGAAGAAGTTAACATCGCTGATTTATCAttg gTGGATTGCATAGCTGTATCTCAGAAAGCATGTGTTTATACTCCACATACAGCAGGTAGataccaaaaaaaaagattcagAAAAGCATTATGCCCAATAGTGGAAAGATTAGTAAATTCTATGATGATGCATGGAAGAAATaatggaaaaaaattaaaagccATAAGGATAGTTGCATATGCATTTGAAATAATTCACTTGATGACTGGAGAAAATCCTATTCAAGTTTTTGTAAATGCTGTACAAAAAGGTGGACCAAGAGAAGATTCTACAAGGATCGGTTCAGCTGGTGTTGTAAGAAGACAAGCTGTTGATGTATCTCCTTTAAGAAGAGTAAATCAAgctatttatttaatttgtaCAGGTGCTAGAAATGCTGCttttagaaatattaaatcAATATCAGAATGTTTAGCTGAAGAAATCATCCATTGTGCTAATGAATCTTCAAGCTCTTatgcaataaaaaaaaaagatgaaattgAAAGAGTTGCAAAGGCAAATcgttaa
- a CDS encoding DEAD/DEAH box ATP-dependent RNA helicase, putative, with product MVRSKSHEKTFLTKKKKMIKKKKYLNSFIKKRSIKKYNRNSKIDRKNKKANDIDILGLLENNTNEVEDSEKLLIKNKKGKEKKKKNNKNDFDVNESLKNNTYITENKEKLLDDKEKKKGLSEFSKNNDILELTKEREHLKIKDENIFDGKFSDLKNVLSESLISNLEKNNFIKTTKIQKMSIPLIFKENDVFLKSMTGSGKTLCYAIPSVQKILNMKEEIKITREMGIFILVLSPTRELAVQINNLFFNLTKSYPYIVVSCITGGEKKKSEKNRLRKGISILTCTPGRLLDHLEHTKSLKLTYLKTVILDEADKIIFLGTQDKIKLIYDLIKKLKIEEVNKIKEKNKYITNNFQMIFISATLNHAIKSLANYCLTNNTTWIEKKNIPTNFVINNDIENSNYELPEQLKQYCILIDLKQKFLCLLYMLLDCIQKKKKPVVFLSNHHSVEYFQILLKNLYWPTDVNKKYIEVNKRLSEGITPVLEKEDEKLLKKHLEHNFLNSCKEKKNNLVLSYKNINIEDINEDEDQQLYNINADKHKRIYLFQNVNIYILHGNLSKEDRLGNFTDFSKNQNSILLCTDIVSRGVNFNSLNVVIQYDAPQMLEEYIHKVGRTARLNNEGSSYLFLLNSEKEFLNVLKKKNIQLKILNGNTLINQFKNVYIPSFLKTVGKDILNFLQNHFQSIVKSDKLLIEKSTSAYLCSITSYYSISKDIRDIFNAKNLHLGHLAFTFLLDQTPKEISKYKKQQNYLNIKKQTNLNKKEKKLLKSKKMQKYSKQNGTFPRQKMKTFKKNI from the coding sequence ATGGTAAGGAGTAAATCTCatgaaaaaacatttttaacaaaaaaaaagaaaatgattaaaaaaaaaaaatatttaaatagttttataaaaaaaagaagcattaaaaagtataatagaAATAGTAAGATTGAtcggaaaaataaaaaagctaATGACATTGATATTCTTGgtttattagaaaataatacaaatgaGGTAGAAGATtctgaaaaattattaataaaaaataaaaaaggtaaagaaaaaaagaaaaagaataataaaaacgattTTGATGTTAATGagtcattaaaaaataatacatatattacTGAAAATAAAGAGAAATTATTAGAtgacaaagaaaaaaaaaaaggccTTTCagaattttcaaaaaataatgatattttaGAGTTAACGAAAGAGAGAGAACATctgaaaataaaagatgaaaaCATATTTGATGGAAAATTTtctgatttaaaaaatgtctTAAGTGAAAGTTTAATAagtaatttagaaaaaaacaaCTTCATTAAAACAacaaaaattcaaaaaatgaGTATTCCTTTGATATTTAAGGAAAATGATGTTTTTCTCAAGTCTATGACTGGTTCAGGTAAAACATTATGTTATGCAATACCATCAgtacaaaaaattttaaatatgaaagaagaaataaaaataacaagaGAAATgggaatatttattttagtaTTATCACCAACTAGAGAATTAGCAgtacaaataaataatttattctttaatTTAACAAAATCATATCCATATATAGTTGTATCGTGCATAACAGgtggagaaaaaaaaaaatcagagAAAAATAGATTAAGAAAAGGAATATCTATTTTGACTTGTACACCTGGAAGATTACTAGATCACTTAGAGCATACAAAATCATTAAAACTAACTTACTTAAAAACTGTTATCTTAGATGAAGCAGataagataatttttttaggtACACAAGataagataaaattaatttatgatttaattaaaaaattaaaaatagaagaagtaaataaaataaaagaaaaaaataaatatattacaaataattttcaaatgatttttatttctgCAACATTAAATCATGCTATAAAAAGTTTAGCTAACTATTGTTTAACCAATAATACTACTTggatagaaaaaaaaaacattcctactaattttgttattaataatgatatagaAAATAGCAATTATGAATTACCGGAACAACTAAAACAGTATTGCATATTAATAGATCTAAAGCAAAAGTTCTTATGTTTATTATATATGCTATTAGATTGcatacaaaaaaagaaaaaaccaGTTGTGTTCTTATCAAATCATCACAGTGTGGAATATTTtcaaattcttttaaaaaatttatattggCCTACTGAtgtgaataaaaaatatatagaagtAAATAAAAGACTGAGTGAAGGTATTACTCCGGtattagaaaaagaagatgaaaaattattgaaaaaacATTTAGAACATAATTTCTTAAATAGTtgtaaggaaaaaaaaaataatttagtattatcatataaaaatataaatattgaaGATATAAATGAAGATGAGGATCaacaattatataatattaatgctgataaacataaaagaatatatttatttcaaaatgtaaatatatatatattacatgGGAACTTATCAAAGGAAGACAGATTGGGAAACTTTACTGACTTTTCAAAAAATCaaaattctattttattatgtacAGATATAGTATCAAGGGGAGTGAActttaattcattaaatgTTGTTATTCAATATGATGCACCTCAAATGTTAGAAGAATATATACACAAGGTTGGTAGAACAGCAAGGTTAAATAATGAAGGATcttcttatttatttttattaaattcagAAAAAGAATTTCTTAAcgttcttaaaaaaaaaaatattcaattaaaaatacttAATGGAAACACATTAATTAAtcaatttaaaaatgtttaCATTCCTTCATTTCTAAAGACAGTTGGtaaagatattttaaattttttacaaaatcaTTTTCAATCTATAGTGAAATCTGATAAATTACTGATTGAAAAATCAACAAGTGCATATTTATGTTCTATTACATCTTATTATTCAATAAGCAAAGATATAAGGGATATTTTTAATGCAAAGAATTTACATTTAGGACACTTAGCTTTTACATTTTTACTAGATCAAACACCAAAAGAAAtttctaaatataaaaaacaacaaaattatttaaatattaagaaGCAAACTAATctaaacaaaaaagaaaaaaaattattgaaatcaaaaaaaatgcaaaaatattcaaaacaAAATGGAACTTTTCCAAgacaaaaaatgaaaacattcaaaaaaaatatttga